A section of the Streptomyces sp. CG1 genome encodes:
- a CDS encoding LLM class flavin-dependent oxidoreductase, with amino-acid sequence MSAEPLRIGFQLPTREQAIKGSYAAAPLLDLARQAEALGFDSLWAGDSLTARPRLDPLVILSAAAAATRRITVGTAALTPALRHPLIGANMIASLSHVAADRLILGLGSGFPMAETEEEFASVGASFQGRVGRLDEITALWRTAWRSGQDGEPTEFEGKFWQAEHLDRLPAPAVPGGPPLWLAGSDTPKVLARAAARYDGWLPFLPDVDAYARARRRIDELAAEAGRTVTPALYATVTVNSSEPAAKAELEHYISHYYGRSLEQMSSIQAYAWGSAEKCAEWLGGYVRAGARHLVVRIGSLEPESQLKEIAEVLLPAVRALGPSTTVGSKQP; translated from the coding sequence ATGAGCGCAGAGCCCCTGCGTATCGGGTTCCAGCTGCCCACCCGTGAACAGGCGATCAAGGGCAGCTACGCGGCCGCCCCCCTGCTCGACCTCGCCCGCCAGGCCGAAGCTCTCGGCTTCGACTCCCTGTGGGCCGGAGACTCCCTCACCGCCCGCCCCCGCCTGGACCCCCTGGTCATCCTGTCGGCCGCAGCGGCAGCCACCCGCCGCATCACCGTCGGCACGGCCGCCCTCACCCCCGCCCTGCGTCACCCCCTCATCGGGGCCAACATGATCGCGAGCCTCAGCCATGTCGCCGCCGACAGGCTGATCCTGGGCCTCGGCTCCGGCTTCCCCATGGCCGAGACGGAAGAGGAGTTCGCCTCGGTCGGCGCCTCCTTCCAGGGCCGGGTCGGCCGTCTGGACGAGATCACGGCGCTGTGGCGCACCGCCTGGCGCTCGGGGCAGGACGGCGAACCCACCGAGTTCGAGGGAAAGTTCTGGCAGGCCGAACACCTGGACCGGCTCCCCGCACCGGCGGTGCCCGGCGGCCCCCCGCTCTGGCTGGCCGGCAGCGACACCCCCAAGGTCCTCGCCCGCGCGGCGGCCCGCTACGACGGCTGGCTCCCCTTCCTCCCGGACGTCGACGCCTACGCCCGCGCCCGCCGCCGTATCGACGAACTCGCCGCCGAGGCGGGCCGCACGGTCACCCCCGCGCTGTACGCCACGGTCACCGTGAACAGCAGCGAACCGGCCGCCAAGGCCGAACTGGAGCACTACATCAGCCACTACTACGGCCGCTCCCTGGAGCAGATGAGCAGCATCCAGGCCTACGCCTGGGGCAGCGCCGAGAAGTGCGCCGAGTGGCTCGGCGGCTACGTCCGGGCCGGCGCCCGGCATCTGGTCGTACGGATCGGATCGCTCGAACCCGAGTCCCAGTTGAAGGAGATCGCCGAGGTGCTGCTGCCCGCGGTACGCGCCCTCGGCCCGTCCACCACCGTTGGGAGCAAACAACCGTGA
- a CDS encoding thioesterase II family protein produces MSSEGHWFHPVEPSPDASIRLFLLPHAGSGAIIYRDWERLLPPDIAPQAVTLPGRHNRREEQTYENFWPLLDALHEAVLNDLDERPFALFGHCLGAQLAFRLAIRMEEEGGPAPLMAGMSGWSPVGFFKPTEEQSRMPEPELIEWIKKLGSFPAEVYDNPEMLALVVPALRSDLRVAGDYDDDGAGVTCPLASYGGRSDPLQEAPDAMTHWAGRSPAYLGHSEYEGGHFYIDTHAAAVTAHFAHRLQRLAAARACPADQAAGM; encoded by the coding sequence ATGTCCAGCGAGGGGCACTGGTTCCACCCCGTGGAGCCCTCGCCCGACGCCTCGATCAGGCTGTTCCTGCTGCCCCACGCCGGCAGCGGCGCCATCATCTACCGCGACTGGGAACGGCTGCTGCCGCCGGACATCGCCCCGCAGGCCGTCACCCTGCCCGGCCGCCACAACCGCCGCGAGGAGCAGACGTACGAGAACTTCTGGCCGCTGCTCGACGCCCTGCACGAGGCGGTGCTGAACGACCTGGACGAGCGGCCGTTCGCCCTCTTCGGACACTGCCTCGGCGCCCAGCTGGCGTTCCGGCTGGCGATCCGCATGGAAGAGGAGGGCGGCCCCGCGCCGCTGATGGCCGGCATGTCCGGCTGGTCGCCGGTGGGCTTCTTCAAGCCGACCGAGGAGCAGAGCCGGATGCCTGAACCCGAACTCATCGAATGGATCAAGAAGCTGGGATCCTTCCCGGCCGAGGTCTACGACAACCCCGAGATGCTCGCACTCGTCGTGCCCGCACTCCGCTCCGACCTCAGGGTCGCCGGGGACTACGACGACGACGGCGCCGGTGTCACCTGCCCGCTCGCCTCCTACGGCGGCCGCAGCGACCCGCTTCAGGAGGCCCCGGACGCCATGACCCACTGGGCCGGCCGCAGCCCCGCCTACCTGGGCCACAGCGAGTACGAGGGCGGCCACTTCTACATCGACACGCACGCCGCGGCCGTCACCGCGCACTTCGCGCACCGGTTGCAGCGACTGGCAGCCGCCAGGGCCTGTCCGGCGGATCAGGCCGCGGGAATGTGA
- a CDS encoding MFS transporter produces the protein MTTEAELTGSAASAVPPPDIEEAEGKPAWGALWVVLAGLFITNVDFFIVNVAIPSLQRNMHATSAEIQLVAATFNIGLSAMLITGGRLGDLYGRRKVFSIGLALFTLASLACGIAPDMAELIVARAVQGASAALVIPQVLGILTTAYAGKARVAAFNAYGITLGASAVFGQLIGGLLIKADVFGWDWRTIFLINAPIGAVVLLLTPKVVPESRAEGHTGLDWTGVILVTAGLTAIVLPLVQGREQGWPAWTWECLVAAVPLLAAFWWTQRRKAARDKSPLVHPSLFEDRAFGVGVVSLLVFFAAMASFFLVLALYLQEGRGLSALQSGLLFIPLGLGFFIGSAQAPKAAAKLGKQVLTAGALIQAVGNLALAATAWELGGSGTVAWCIPAMVLSGFGMGFVVAPLASLVLEGVAPHHAAAASGVFSTAQEMGNAVGIAAIGVVFFGVAGHQVTAHSYAHAFGAGLLVQAGICVVVALLVQLLPRKAKTS, from the coding sequence ATGACCACCGAAGCGGAACTGACCGGCAGCGCGGCCTCGGCCGTACCGCCCCCGGACATCGAGGAGGCCGAAGGCAAGCCCGCCTGGGGTGCGCTCTGGGTCGTGCTGGCCGGCCTGTTCATCACCAACGTCGACTTCTTCATCGTCAACGTGGCCATCCCGTCGCTCCAGCGGAACATGCACGCGACCAGTGCCGAGATCCAGCTGGTCGCCGCCACCTTCAACATCGGCCTGTCCGCCATGCTCATCACCGGCGGCCGGCTCGGCGACCTCTACGGCCGCCGGAAGGTCTTCTCCATCGGCCTGGCCCTGTTCACGCTCGCGTCGCTGGCCTGCGGCATCGCCCCCGACATGGCCGAGCTGATCGTGGCACGCGCGGTGCAGGGCGCATCGGCCGCCCTCGTCATCCCGCAGGTCCTCGGCATCCTGACCACGGCCTACGCGGGCAAGGCGCGGGTCGCCGCGTTCAACGCCTACGGCATCACGCTGGGCGCCTCGGCCGTCTTCGGCCAGCTGATCGGCGGCCTGCTCATCAAGGCCGACGTCTTCGGCTGGGACTGGCGGACCATCTTCCTGATCAACGCCCCGATCGGCGCCGTGGTCCTGCTGCTCACGCCGAAGGTGGTGCCCGAGTCCCGGGCCGAGGGCCACACCGGCCTCGACTGGACCGGCGTGATCCTGGTGACCGCCGGCCTCACGGCCATCGTGCTGCCGCTGGTCCAGGGCCGCGAGCAGGGCTGGCCGGCCTGGACCTGGGAGTGCCTGGTGGCGGCGGTACCGCTGCTGGCCGCGTTCTGGTGGACCCAGCGCCGCAAGGCCGCCCGCGACAAGTCGCCGCTGGTCCACCCGAGCCTGTTCGAGGACCGCGCGTTCGGCGTGGGCGTCGTCTCGCTGCTGGTGTTCTTCGCCGCGATGGCCTCCTTCTTCCTGGTCCTCGCGCTGTATCTGCAGGAGGGCCGCGGACTGTCCGCGCTCCAGTCGGGTCTGCTGTTCATCCCGCTCGGCCTCGGCTTCTTCATCGGCTCCGCACAGGCACCGAAGGCCGCGGCCAAGCTGGGCAAGCAGGTCCTGACCGCCGGCGCGCTGATCCAGGCGGTCGGCAACCTCGCGCTCGCCGCCACCGCGTGGGAGCTGGGCGGCAGCGGCACCGTCGCCTGGTGCATCCCGGCCATGGTCCTCTCCGGCTTCGGCATGGGCTTCGTGGTCGCCCCGCTCGCGTCGCTGGTCCTCGAGGGAGTCGCCCCGCACCACGCGGCCGCGGCGTCCGGTGTCTTCTCCACCGCCCAGGAGATGGGCAACGCCGTCGGCATCGCGGCCATCGGCGTCGTCTTCTTCGGCGTCGCCGGCCACCAGGTCACCGCCCACTCCTACGCCCACGCCTTCGGCGCGGGCCTGCTGGTGCAGGCGGGCATCTGTGTGGTGGTGGCGCTGCTGGTCCAGCTGCTGCCGAGGAAGGCGAAGACTTCCTGA
- a CDS encoding cytochrome P450, producing the protein MPQLPTWPMPRSCPYAPPDAYAELRDQPPLKVRIRGGEAWLVTRHADVRQVLNDPRFSADDQQPGFPIRIQLPPEPGVMSFSRMDDPEHGRLRRMAMTEFTARRTRALRSEVELLVTQLLDELETCPRPVDLVARFAVRLPALVIARMLGVPEEDEADFTEQSRVILSQEAGPEETYAAFLTMSRFLDRLAAQRTAEPQDDLISRLATRYVASGELSHEELVAMARFILVAGHETTAHQISLSVLGLLRDPDQLAELRADPALFRPAVEELLRYWSISQDNQVRAAVDDVGLSGARIRKGDGVIVAIPAANHDESVYPGAGRLDIHRNASGHLAFGFGAHLCPGASLARLELEVCLSALFARFPTLRLAVPPEEVRFRRNTIVYGLEELPVTW; encoded by the coding sequence ATGCCACAACTCCCCACCTGGCCCATGCCCCGCTCCTGCCCCTACGCACCCCCGGACGCCTACGCGGAGCTGAGAGACCAGCCCCCGCTGAAAGTACGGATCCGCGGCGGCGAAGCCTGGCTGGTCACCCGGCACGCCGATGTACGCCAGGTCCTCAACGACCCCCGCTTCAGCGCCGACGACCAGCAGCCCGGCTTCCCGATAAGGATCCAGCTGCCCCCCGAACCCGGTGTGATGTCCTTCAGCCGCATGGACGACCCGGAGCACGGCCGGCTGCGCCGCATGGCGATGACCGAGTTCACCGCACGCCGCACCCGCGCCCTGCGCTCCGAGGTCGAACTCCTCGTGACGCAACTGCTGGACGAACTGGAGACGTGCCCCCGCCCGGTCGACCTGGTCGCGCGCTTCGCCGTCCGGCTCCCCGCCCTGGTGATCGCCCGGATGCTCGGCGTGCCGGAGGAGGACGAGGCGGACTTCACCGAGCAGAGCCGGGTGATCCTGTCCCAGGAGGCCGGCCCCGAGGAGACGTACGCGGCCTTCCTCACGATGTCGCGGTTCCTGGACCGGCTCGCCGCACAGCGCACCGCCGAGCCGCAGGACGACCTGATCAGCCGGCTGGCCACCCGCTACGTGGCGAGCGGCGAGCTGAGCCACGAGGAGCTCGTGGCCATGGCCCGGTTCATCCTCGTCGCCGGGCACGAGACCACGGCCCACCAGATCAGCCTCAGCGTCCTCGGTCTGCTGCGCGACCCGGACCAGCTGGCCGAACTCCGAGCCGACCCGGCCCTGTTCAGGCCCGCGGTCGAGGAACTGCTGCGCTACTGGTCCATCTCGCAGGACAACCAGGTACGCGCCGCCGTGGACGACGTCGGGCTGAGCGGCGCGCGGATCCGCAAGGGGGACGGCGTGATCGTCGCGATTCCCGCCGCCAACCACGACGAGTCGGTCTACCCCGGAGCGGGCCGCCTGGACATCCACCGCAACGCCTCCGGTCACCTCGCCTTCGGCTTCGGTGCGCACCTCTGCCCCGGCGCCTCGCTGGCCCGCCTGGAGCTGGAGGTGTGCCTGAGCGCCCTCTTCGCCCGCTTTCCCACGCTGCGCCTGGCCGTGCCGCCGGAGGAGGTCCGCTTCCGCAGGAACACGATCGTGTACGGCCTGGAGGAGCTGCCGGTCACCTGGTGA